One segment of Comamonas thiooxydans DNA contains the following:
- a CDS encoding diguanylate cyclase has product MHTSNDHIFVLMPSLSLLFLAGLLGVCWATQPKQRFLLWLCAAFLLTAMSISIRSVLRFEVLNHYVVLVNALFLAGAWCFSKSFSERRCVPTYPLAALVLCAATLASLYYFANVAQNQVGRLHTFGIGVALMLLLPVPAVLKRGLTNDWLDRILLWSYMSYAVFTMLRPTLVATFAHNGLGDAMDPSSTYWLTTLMSILLFALLFTVLVCAVTIRDTVRQLRTERDLDALTQILNRRAFSEAAQHRLADQRLYPMALLASDIDHFKRINDNWGHDKGDEVLQLVARAMQHNVRSNDLVARFGGEEFMVLLTKIDLQGAEQVAKRIGLELRNDRELLPKGPALTLSFGITSISNADQLEGALRQADQLLYSAKNAGRDRVHVEGRTYPDISFEHTLPADHPMALLM; this is encoded by the coding sequence ATGCATACGAGCAACGACCACATCTTTGTGTTGATGCCATCTCTGTCCCTGCTCTTCCTGGCCGGCCTGCTGGGAGTGTGCTGGGCGACCCAGCCCAAGCAACGCTTTCTGCTCTGGCTGTGCGCCGCTTTCCTGCTAACCGCAATGTCCATCAGCATTCGCAGCGTGCTGAGGTTTGAAGTCCTCAATCACTATGTGGTTCTCGTCAACGCACTGTTTCTGGCGGGAGCTTGGTGTTTCTCCAAGAGCTTTTCAGAGCGTCGGTGCGTACCCACATATCCGCTTGCTGCCCTTGTCTTGTGTGCCGCGACGCTGGCCTCGCTCTACTATTTCGCCAACGTGGCACAGAACCAGGTGGGTCGGCTGCACACATTCGGCATAGGCGTAGCTCTGATGCTCTTGCTGCCAGTGCCGGCAGTTCTCAAACGAGGCCTCACCAACGACTGGCTGGATAGGATTTTGCTGTGGTCCTATATGTCTTATGCCGTCTTTACCATGCTGCGCCCGACGCTGGTCGCGACTTTCGCGCATAACGGTCTCGGCGATGCCATGGATCCCAGTTCAACCTATTGGCTGACAACGCTGATGAGTATTTTGCTTTTTGCATTGCTCTTCACGGTTTTAGTCTGTGCAGTCACCATCAGGGACACAGTCCGTCAACTGCGCACTGAACGCGACCTGGATGCTCTGACCCAGATACTGAATCGCCGCGCATTCAGTGAAGCCGCACAGCATCGCCTGGCCGACCAGCGCCTGTATCCCATGGCGCTTCTGGCCAGCGATATTGATCATTTCAAACGCATCAACGACAACTGGGGGCACGACAAAGGTGACGAGGTCTTGCAGCTTGTCGCCAGAGCGATGCAGCACAATGTGCGCAGCAATGATCTGGTTGCACGCTTCGGCGGTGAAGAGTTTATGGTTCTGCTGACAAAGATCGATTTGCAAGGTGCCGAGCAAGTCGCCAAGCGCATTGGCCTGGAGTTGAGAAATGACCGGGAGCTATTGCCGAAAGGGCCAGCCCTGACGCTGAGCTTTGGCATCACTTCAATCAGCAATGCCGACCAGCTTGAAGGTGCACTGAGGCAAGCCGACCAGTTGCTGTACAGCGCCAAAAATGCTGGCCGGGACCGCGTTCATGTGGAAGGCCGCACTTACCCGGACATCAGCTTTGAACACACCCTACCGGCAGACCACCCCATGGCATTGCTGATGTAA
- a CDS encoding YoaK family protein — MRRLRHLTNRHRTPSTNIALGLLLAFNAGAVNAGGFLVLRMYTSHMTGFASQLADGLVLENAKLLLNALGAIIAFTTGAAVCALLVNWGRKRHLYSVYALPLMLEAVMLIAFGLMGTVTLTWNTPFAVPLTVLLLSFMMGLQNAVGSKTSGGSTRTTHMTGNFTDLGMELGKMFFWKRHANAGLQLSPLVRHDWRRMKVSAGLILMFVLGGITGALGFKHIGFICVVPLAALLLVLSVPPFMRDAAQSAERPSLFSKKS, encoded by the coding sequence ATGCGCAGACTTCGCCATCTCACCAACCGGCATCGCACGCCGTCCACCAATATCGCCCTGGGTCTGCTGCTGGCCTTTAACGCGGGCGCGGTCAACGCTGGCGGCTTTCTTGTGCTGCGGATGTATACCTCGCACATGACGGGCTTTGCCTCTCAACTGGCTGACGGCCTGGTGCTTGAGAACGCCAAGCTGCTGCTGAATGCGCTTGGTGCCATCATCGCCTTTACAACGGGCGCGGCCGTCTGCGCGTTGCTGGTGAACTGGGGGCGCAAACGCCATCTGTACAGCGTCTATGCCCTGCCACTGATGCTGGAGGCCGTCATGCTGATTGCCTTCGGCCTGATGGGCACAGTCACCTTGACATGGAACACGCCCTTTGCAGTGCCGCTGACCGTGCTGCTGCTGTCCTTCATGATGGGTTTGCAGAATGCCGTGGGTTCCAAGACATCCGGCGGCAGCACTCGCACCACGCACATGACCGGCAATTTCACGGATCTGGGCATGGAACTGGGCAAGATGTTCTTCTGGAAGCGCCATGCCAACGCCGGCCTGCAACTATCACCCCTGGTTCGGCATGACTGGCGCCGTATGAAGGTGTCCGCAGGGCTGATCTTGATGTTTGTGCTGGGCGGCATTACCGGTGCACTCGGCTTCAAGCATATCGGCTTCATCTGCGTGGTTCCGCTGGCGGCTCTTTTGCTTGTATTGTCCGTGCCGCCATTTATGCGCGATGCAGCGCAGTCCGCCGAGCGGCCGTCACTCTTCAGCAAGAAGAGCTGA
- a CDS encoding GGDEF domain-containing protein, whose translation MPSNLQLYLLVAPVCITALGALMAFCWLAQRRSVFLLSTACGLTLTGLALGWQCLTPHGQLVRWAVYTGPIYLLGAWLCTWGVAQKFSVSSYPKISALVSIVVVAALYEYSIVQDNIAARVLWLNTGLGVIHFIPFPAIALKKVRRDGLEKLLYQSYGAFAIYTVLRPIMVLFLGFTELQDMLSSIYWLVTMLGSLLFSLVFSGLMLIVSMRDAMATLRDERNHDMLTGVLNRRGFWEFADPLARDRKAQPLSIVVADLDHFKRVNDNWGHEYGDGVLKAVAEVIQASVRGTDLVARFGGEEFVLLLTHADIETAQRVAQRIRAGAVEIIAPLPDGQRVTLSMGIVVSPFGSDLREAVMRADQQLYKAKELGRDQVVAHGPGDVAAAA comes from the coding sequence ATGCCTAGCAATTTGCAGCTCTACTTGTTGGTCGCGCCGGTATGCATAACGGCACTGGGCGCACTCATGGCTTTTTGCTGGCTTGCACAGCGCCGCTCAGTGTTTCTGCTCTCGACGGCTTGTGGGTTGACACTTACGGGGCTTGCCTTGGGTTGGCAATGCTTGACACCTCACGGACAACTGGTTCGGTGGGCTGTTTACACCGGGCCCATCTATCTGCTTGGTGCCTGGCTCTGTACCTGGGGCGTCGCTCAAAAATTTTCTGTCTCCTCATATCCCAAGATCTCGGCCCTGGTATCGATCGTCGTGGTTGCTGCTCTTTACGAGTACAGCATCGTGCAGGACAACATTGCTGCACGAGTGCTCTGGCTGAACACAGGGCTTGGCGTCATTCACTTCATACCGTTTCCTGCCATCGCGCTAAAAAAAGTCAGACGTGACGGGCTGGAGAAGCTGCTCTACCAGTCCTACGGGGCCTTTGCGATCTATACAGTGCTCAGGCCCATCATGGTGCTGTTTCTTGGATTCACTGAGCTCCAGGACATGCTCAGCTCCATTTACTGGTTGGTCACCATGCTGGGCTCGCTATTGTTCAGCCTGGTGTTCTCGGGCCTCATGCTCATCGTTTCGATGAGGGATGCAATGGCAACACTCAGAGACGAGCGCAATCACGACATGCTGACTGGCGTGTTGAATCGTCGCGGCTTCTGGGAGTTTGCAGACCCGCTGGCCCGGGATCGAAAAGCGCAACCGCTTTCCATCGTGGTAGCGGATCTGGATCACTTCAAGCGGGTCAACGACAACTGGGGGCACGAGTATGGCGACGGAGTACTCAAGGCCGTCGCGGAAGTCATACAGGCAAGTGTCCGCGGCACCGATCTAGTGGCTCGCTTTGGAGGCGAAGAATTTGTGCTGCTGTTGACCCATGCCGACATTGAGACTGCACAACGTGTGGCACAGCGTATTCGTGCCGGAGCGGTCGAGATCATTGCGCCATTGCCCGATGGTCAGCGCGTGACCTTGAGCATGGGTATCGTGGTCAGTCCATTCGGCAGCGATCTGCGCGAAGCCGTAATGAGGGCTGACCAGCAACTCTACAAGGCCAAGGAGCTTGGGCGCGATCAGGTCGTCGCGCATGGACCCGGGGACGTCGCGGCAGCGGCGTGA
- a CDS encoding D-2-hydroxyacid dehydrogenase family protein, whose product MNIVILDDYQDAVRKLDCAKLLDAFNAKVYTNTIKGVGQLSVRLRDADVIVLIRERTQISRQLLDKLPRLKLIAQTGKAGAHIDVQACTERGVAIAEGVGSPIAPAELTWSLIMSAMRRLPQYISNLKHGAWQQSGLKAASMPPNFGLGSVLRGRMLGIWGYGRIGQLVAGYGKAFGMQVCVWGSEASRHKAEADGYLSAPSKEAFFEQCDVLSLHLRLHDATRGIVTAQELARMKPTALFVNTSRAELVEPEALLCALNRGRPGLAAIDVFESEPILQGHALLRLENCICTPHIGYVEQDSYELYFRAAFENVVNFADGQPSNILNPEVFSGPLRLNR is encoded by the coding sequence GTGAACATCGTTATCCTGGACGATTACCAAGACGCGGTTCGCAAGCTCGATTGCGCCAAGCTGCTCGATGCCTTCAACGCAAAGGTCTATACCAACACCATCAAGGGCGTGGGTCAGCTCTCGGTTCGACTGCGCGACGCGGATGTCATCGTCCTGATTCGCGAACGCACCCAGATCTCGCGCCAGCTGCTCGATAAACTGCCCCGGCTCAAGCTGATTGCCCAGACGGGCAAGGCTGGCGCCCATATCGATGTGCAGGCCTGCACCGAACGTGGTGTGGCGATTGCAGAGGGCGTGGGCTCTCCCATTGCTCCGGCAGAGCTGACCTGGTCGCTGATCATGTCGGCCATGCGCCGTCTGCCGCAGTACATCTCCAATCTCAAACATGGTGCATGGCAGCAGTCCGGTCTCAAGGCGGCCTCCATGCCGCCCAACTTCGGACTGGGCAGCGTGCTGCGCGGGCGCATGCTGGGTATCTGGGGCTACGGCCGCATCGGGCAACTGGTGGCGGGCTATGGCAAGGCCTTTGGCATGCAGGTCTGTGTTTGGGGCAGCGAAGCCTCTCGTCACAAAGCCGAGGCCGATGGTTATCTGAGCGCCCCGTCCAAGGAAGCTTTTTTTGAACAATGCGATGTGCTGTCGCTGCATCTGCGTCTGCACGACGCGACGCGCGGCATTGTGACGGCACAGGAGCTGGCACGCATGAAGCCGACAGCCTTGTTCGTCAATACCTCGCGCGCCGAACTGGTGGAGCCCGAAGCATTGCTCTGTGCCTTGAACCGTGGCCGCCCGGGCCTGGCCGCGATCGATGTATTCGAGAGCGAGCCAATCTTGCAAGGCCATGCCCTGCTGAGACTGGAGAACTGCATCTGCACGCCCCATATCGGCTACGTGGAGCAGGACAGCTATGAGCTGTATTTCCGTGCTGCATTTGAGAACGTTGTGAACTTTGCCGACGGCCAGCCCAGCAACATCCTGAATCCTGAAGTTTTCAGCGGCCCACTGCGTTTGAACCGCTAA
- a CDS encoding DNA polymerase III subunit chi — translation MTEIAFHFNAPDKLGYVCRFARKALRHGARIVVLGDGAALSRLSPRLWSVSATDFLAHASESDGAQMLAASPVILAEHLQDLPHYDVLVNLTPQVPSGFERFARVVEIVSSGDEMDRQDARARWRDYAARGFSIVRHDLNLKG, via the coding sequence GTGACAGAAATTGCCTTTCATTTCAATGCACCAGACAAGCTGGGCTATGTGTGCCGATTCGCACGCAAGGCCCTGCGTCATGGTGCGCGCATCGTGGTTCTGGGAGATGGAGCTGCGCTGAGCCGGCTTTCGCCCCGTTTGTGGAGCGTGTCGGCCACGGATTTTCTCGCGCATGCTTCCGAGTCGGATGGAGCGCAGATGCTTGCTGCTTCTCCCGTCATCCTGGCCGAACACCTGCAGGACTTGCCTCATTACGATGTGCTGGTCAATCTCACGCCGCAGGTGCCATCGGGGTTTGAGCGCTTTGCGCGCGTGGTGGAAATCGTTTCTTCCGGCGATGAGATGGATCGCCAGGATGCGCGTGCCCGCTGGCGCGACTATGCAGCGCGTGGTTTCTCCATTGTTCGGCACGATCTGAATCTCAAGGGCTAG
- a CDS encoding leucyl aminopeptidase, protein MNFELKALTAAAAAREKCDLLLVLVSEQAASGTFGSDAIGAMVAHAVKQGDFALSCGKQLPLYQVPAIAARRVVLLGVGAGTPKDVRNALAGCGAVLKTEGIAKAVVSFAFDADVQAVAAAVQAVADATYLYTHTKSQAKPIALTKLVLGVSSKTAAVTAAFNAAVAQQEGVAMAREWANRPANHATPTLLANAAKSIAKAARMSCKIHGPADVAKLGMGAFMAVAQGSREPLRFIELHYNGAAKSVAPIVLVGKGITFDTGGISLKPAAEMDEMKFDMGGAASVLGVFQALARLQPAINVVGLIPACENMPDGAAVKPGDVVTSMSGQTIEILNTDAEGRLVLCDVLHYAARFKPSALVDMATLTGACVIALGGLRSGLFSTSDELAAALQTAGDVALDPCWRMPLDEEYADGLKSNFADMGNVAGRAAGAVTAAKFLQKFVGDIPWAHLDIAGTAWKSGAAKGATGRPVGLLVQYLLGQEGRVSAAAATAARTPVARKSAAKPAASRRTRVTAKASA, encoded by the coding sequence ATGAACTTTGAACTGAAGGCTCTGACCGCTGCCGCTGCAGCGCGCGAAAAATGTGATTTGCTGTTGGTGCTGGTTTCTGAACAGGCAGCATCGGGCACATTCGGCAGCGACGCCATCGGAGCCATGGTGGCGCATGCGGTGAAGCAGGGTGATTTTGCCCTGTCTTGCGGCAAGCAATTGCCTTTGTACCAAGTGCCCGCCATTGCCGCGCGTCGTGTGGTGCTGTTGGGCGTGGGTGCTGGTACTCCCAAGGACGTGCGCAATGCCTTGGCCGGCTGCGGCGCGGTGCTCAAGACCGAAGGCATTGCCAAGGCCGTTGTGAGCTTTGCCTTTGATGCCGATGTCCAGGCTGTAGCGGCTGCCGTGCAGGCGGTTGCCGATGCGACCTACCTCTATACCCACACCAAATCCCAGGCCAAGCCCATTGCACTGACCAAGCTCGTGCTGGGCGTATCGTCCAAGACGGCTGCTGTTACCGCTGCTTTCAATGCCGCAGTGGCGCAGCAGGAGGGTGTGGCCATGGCCCGCGAATGGGCCAACCGCCCGGCCAACCATGCAACGCCAACCTTGCTGGCCAATGCTGCCAAGAGCATTGCCAAGGCAGCACGCATGAGCTGCAAGATTCACGGCCCTGCCGATGTGGCCAAGTTGGGCATGGGCGCTTTCATGGCGGTGGCCCAGGGCTCGCGTGAGCCCCTGCGCTTCATCGAATTGCACTACAACGGTGCGGCCAAGAGCGTGGCTCCCATCGTGCTGGTGGGCAAGGGCATCACTTTTGACACGGGCGGCATATCGCTCAAGCCTGCAGCCGAGATGGACGAGATGAAGTTCGACATGGGCGGTGCTGCCAGCGTGCTGGGCGTGTTCCAGGCGCTGGCCAGGCTGCAGCCGGCCATCAATGTCGTGGGCCTGATCCCTGCATGCGAGAACATGCCCGACGGTGCGGCCGTCAAGCCCGGCGATGTGGTGACCAGCATGAGCGGCCAGACCATCGAGATCCTCAACACGGACGCAGAAGGCCGCCTGGTTCTGTGCGATGTGCTGCATTACGCAGCGCGTTTCAAGCCCTCTGCGCTGGTCGATATGGCCACGCTGACTGGCGCTTGCGTGATCGCCCTGGGCGGTTTGCGCAGCGGCCTGTTTTCGACCAGTGACGAGCTGGCAGCCGCGTTGCAGACCGCTGGCGATGTGGCGCTTGATCCTTGCTGGCGCATGCCTCTGGACGAGGAGTACGCCGATGGCCTCAAGAGCAATTTCGCGGACATGGGCAATGTGGCAGGGCGCGCCGCAGGTGCGGTGACAGCCGCCAAGTTCCTGCAGAAGTTCGTGGGCGATATTCCATGGGCGCATCTGGATATTGCCGGTACCGCCTGGAAGAGCGGTGCCGCCAAGGGCGCTACGGGTCGCCCCGTAGGCCTGCTGGTGCAATATCTGCTGGGTCAGGAAGGCCGGGTTTCCGCTGCAGCAGCGACTGCTGCCAGGACTCCGGTGGCTCGCAAGAGTGCTGCCAAACCTGCGGCTTCGCGCCGCACGCGTGTGACTGCCAAGGCTTCGGCTTAA
- the lptF gene encoding LPS export ABC transporter permease LptF, with protein sequence MLFDSSIRKELARSFGATAVVLITVVMTMMLIRTLGQAYKGSVSPSDVMLVMGFTVLGQLPTILGLSLFVAIVGSLSRMYRDSEMVIWFAAGQGLASLLKPLLRFAWPVILITAVLALGVLPWSYQQIEQIKTQFQQRSDLDRIAPGEFQESAGGTRVFFVDKDSPSDMAASNVFVVSRDPGKESVTSAKGAHLAVIKGQRMVILEDGQRMETRSDDGSVRITEFKEYGVQVDNDNPVTIEEMAARSMPTKDLIGKDEPIARSVLAWRLGLPFAALNFVILGLAISSVNPRAGNSSSLMIALFAFIVYYNLMTLGESWVSANKIGMWGILGLLHGSILIVSVLVLLARHFRWSPRDLLRRSGKPQESAR encoded by the coding sequence ATGTTATTCGATTCATCCATACGCAAAGAGCTGGCCCGCAGCTTTGGTGCGACGGCCGTGGTTCTGATCACTGTGGTGATGACCATGATGCTGATCCGCACCCTGGGTCAGGCTTACAAGGGCAGTGTCAGCCCTTCCGACGTGATGCTGGTCATGGGTTTCACCGTGCTCGGACAACTCCCGACCATTCTGGGCCTGAGTCTGTTTGTCGCCATTGTGGGCTCTCTTTCCCGCATGTACCGCGACAGCGAGATGGTCATCTGGTTTGCCGCCGGCCAGGGTCTGGCCAGTTTGCTCAAGCCTCTGCTGCGCTTTGCCTGGCCCGTGATTCTCATCACGGCCGTCCTGGCACTGGGCGTGCTGCCCTGGTCTTATCAGCAAATTGAGCAGATCAAGACCCAGTTCCAGCAGCGCAGCGACCTGGATCGCATCGCTCCCGGCGAGTTCCAGGAATCGGCGGGCGGCACACGCGTGTTCTTCGTCGACAAGGATTCCCCTTCGGATATGGCTGCCAGCAATGTCTTCGTGGTCTCGCGCGACCCCGGCAAGGAGTCCGTGACCTCCGCCAAGGGCGCGCATCTGGCCGTCATCAAGGGCCAGCGCATGGTGATCCTGGAGGACGGCCAGCGCATGGAGACGCGCAGCGACGACGGCTCGGTGCGCATTACCGAATTCAAGGAATACGGCGTGCAGGTCGACAACGACAACCCCGTCACCATTGAGGAGATGGCGGCGCGCAGCATGCCCACCAAGGACTTGATCGGCAAGGACGAGCCGATCGCCCGCTCGGTGCTGGCATGGCGCCTGGGCCTGCCCTTTGCCGCGCTGAATTTTGTCATTCTGGGCCTGGCCATCTCCAGCGTGAACCCGCGTGCGGGCAATAGCAGCAGCCTGATGATCGCCCTCTTCGCCTTTATCGTTTACTACAACCTCATGACCCTGGGCGAGAGCTGGGTCAGCGCCAACAAGATAGGCATGTGGGGCATTCTGGGCTTGCTGCATGGAAGCATCCTGATCGTCAGCGTGCTGGTATTGCTGGCGCGCCACTTCCGCTGGTCACCGCGTGATCTGCTGCGGCGCTCGGGCAAACCTCAGGAGAGCGCACGATGA
- the lptG gene encoding LPS export ABC transporter permease LptG — MKVLRNLIYREVIQAVLYVSLAFLALFFFFDLVDEMRWVGSGNAGYTATRALLFVTLSIPGHLYELMPIAVLIGAIFVMAKFAQSSEFTIMRTSGMGPWLALRTLLVLGMSFVVLTVLVGDYIAPAADNFSQKLRVVSKGQISRGATGAWLKEKQGNHSVAINVGAVKSPGDFVNVRIFEFDSKGRIAAQINAQSAQVDEDSEQWTLQGVQGSKVSQDGDVTKLSPISEASMNWPTKVTAAMVSGALLKPDRMTTIALFQFIRHLQDNGQAAQKYEIEFWRKVFYPLSCLVMVVLALPFAYLHFRSGGITAYVFGGVMAGISFFLLNNVFGYIGTLQSWWPWLAAAAPGLLYTALSLSAFGWLVLRR; from the coding sequence ATGAAAGTTCTGCGCAACCTGATCTATCGCGAAGTCATACAGGCCGTCCTGTACGTCTCGCTGGCCTTTCTGGCGCTGTTCTTCTTTTTTGATCTGGTCGATGAGATGCGCTGGGTGGGCAGTGGCAATGCCGGCTACACCGCCACGCGCGCGCTGCTGTTCGTGACTCTATCCATTCCGGGCCACCTCTACGAGCTGATGCCGATTGCCGTGCTGATCGGCGCCATCTTCGTGATGGCCAAGTTCGCCCAGAGTTCGGAATTCACCATCATGCGCACCAGCGGCATGGGCCCCTGGCTGGCGCTGCGCACGCTGCTGGTACTGGGTATGAGCTTTGTAGTCCTCACGGTGCTGGTGGGTGACTACATTGCCCCCGCTGCCGACAACTTCAGCCAGAAACTGCGTGTGGTCAGCAAAGGCCAGATCTCCCGAGGCGCCACCGGTGCCTGGCTCAAGGAAAAACAGGGCAATCACTCGGTCGCCATCAACGTCGGCGCCGTCAAGAGCCCTGGTGACTTCGTCAATGTGCGCATCTTCGAGTTCGACAGCAAGGGCCGCATCGCCGCCCAGATCAACGCCCAGTCGGCCCAGGTCGACGAAGACAGCGAGCAGTGGACGCTGCAGGGCGTGCAAGGCAGCAAGGTGTCCCAGGATGGCGATGTCACCAAGCTAAGCCCAATCAGCGAAGCCAGCATGAACTGGCCCACCAAGGTCACTGCGGCCATGGTTTCGGGAGCGCTGCTCAAGCCCGATCGCATGACCACGATTGCGCTGTTCCAGTTCATACGCCATCTGCAGGACAACGGCCAGGCGGCGCAGAAGTACGAAATCGAGTTCTGGCGCAAGGTCTTCTACCCGCTGAGCTGCCTGGTGATGGTGGTGCTCGCCCTGCCTTTTGCCTATCTTCATTTCCGCTCGGGCGGTATCACGGCCTATGTGTTCGGCGGAGTGATGGCCGGCATCAGCTTCTTCCTGCTCAACAACGTGTTCGGCTATATCGGCACCCTGCAATCCTGGTGGCCCTGGCTGGCCGCTGCGGCGCCGGGCCTGCTCTACACCGCGCTATCGCTCTCGGCCTTTGGCTGGCTGGTACTGAGGCGCTAG
- a CDS encoding sirohydrochlorin chelatase: MDDAANHSPARAGLILLAHGSRDALWRQPIEAVHQRVQAMRPDLPCICAYLDACAPDLPAATQTLIAQGVQHLIVLPLFLGTGKHAREDIPRLLDELRRQHPLCRFDLQTAAGENPRVTSLLAQLAIEAAAGT, translated from the coding sequence ATGGATGACGCAGCCAACCACTCTCCAGCCCGGGCCGGTCTGATCCTGTTGGCCCATGGCTCCAGAGACGCTCTCTGGCGCCAGCCCATAGAAGCCGTGCATCAGCGGGTACAGGCAATGCGGCCCGACCTGCCCTGCATCTGCGCCTATCTGGACGCCTGTGCCCCGGATCTGCCTGCAGCCACGCAGACCCTGATTGCGCAAGGTGTCCAACATCTGATCGTGCTGCCGCTGTTTCTCGGTACTGGTAAACATGCACGAGAAGACATTCCGCGTCTTCTGGACGAATTGCGCCGGCAGCACCCCCTCTGTCGGTTCGATCTGCAGACCGCTGCGGGTGAGAATCCGCGCGTCACGTCCCTGCTGGCGCAGCTGGCGATAGAGGCGGCTGCCGGCACCTAA